The sequence below is a genomic window from Sandaracinaceae bacterium.
TGCAGCACGGGGTCGGCGCCGCCTTGGCGGTTGCAGCCGGCTACCTCGCGGTCAACTTCACCATCGGCAACATGTTGGAGCCCCGCTGGATGGGCAGAGCGCTCGGGCTGTCGTCGCTCGTGGTCTTTCTGTCGATGCTCGTGTGGGGCTGGCTGCTCGGGCCCGTGGGAGCGCTCTTCAGCGCCCCCCTCACCATGATGCTCAAGCACTGGCTCGAGCACACCACGGACCTGGCGTGGGTGGCTGTCCTGCTCAGCCCGACCGAAGAGGCCCTGTCGCCCGCCAGCGAACCCAGCTCGCCCTGACCCGTAGCGCGACGAACCGCGAGGGTGCTATACGGATGTTCAGCATGCGCCTCGTCAGCAACCCACCCAACCCGTTCGCGCACCACAGCCTCGAGTGGGACGGGCCCGTGCCCCCGGCCGAGTTGCAGCTGTTCGAAGAGAACGCGCGCAGCGTGCTCTCGCGCAACGACAGCCCCGACATCGGCTTCGAGTACAGCCTCAACCCCTACCGGGGTTGCTTCCACGCCTGCGCGTACTGCTACGCCCGGCCCACGCACCAGTATCTCGACTTCGGCGCTGGGACCGACTTCGACCGCAAGATCGTCGTGAAGGTGAACGCCCCCGAGCGGCTCCGCGAGGCGTTCCGCAAGCCCAGCTGGGCGGGGCGCCCGCTCGTGTTCAGCGGCAACACGGACCCCTACCAGCCCATCGAGGCGCACTACGAGCTCACCAAGCGCTGCCTCGAGGTGTGCGCCGAGTACAAGAACCCAGTCTACATCATCACCAAGAGCAAGCTCGTGCGCCGCGACGCGGCGTTGTTGGGGCGCCTCGCGCGCGAGACCGATGCACGCGTCGCCGTCAGCATCCCGTTCGCCGACGACGACGACGCGCGGCTGCTGGAGCCGTTCGCTTCGCCACCCAGCAAGCGCTTCGAGACGCTGCGGGTGCTGCGCGACGCGGGCGTCCCCACGACGGTCTCGCTAGCCCCCACCATCCCCGGCCTGAACGACGCACAGATCCCCGAGATCCTCGAGCGTGCGCGCGAGGCGGGCGCGGACAAGGCCTTCATGACGCTGGTGCGCCTCGCGGCCGAGGTGCGCCCCGTGTTCGAACAGCGCCTGCGCGAGGCCTTCCCGCAGCGGGCCGACAAGGTGCTGCGCCGCGTGGGGGAGATGCGCAGCGGGCAGCGCGGGGGCTTCCACGAGCGCATGCGCGGCGAGGGTGAGCACTACCAGCTCGTCGAGCAGCTGTTCCGCAAGACGGCGTTGCGTCTCGGCTACGACCTGCAGCGCGGCCCGGAGCCCCTCGGGCCCAGCCCCTTCGCCCGGCCCATCGAGCCGCGTCGACAGCTCACCTTGTTCGAGGGCTGAGCGCGTCGCGCCTCGCCGTGCGCGTCGCGTTGGCCGCGCACCATGCACTCACCAGGGCGGCTGGCGCACGCGGAGTGCCTGGCGGCGTCGCGGGTCGTCACAGGATGCGCAGCACGTCCTCGGGCGGGCGACCCAGCGCGGCGCGCTTCCCCGCGAGCGCGACGGGGCGCTCGATCAGCTTCGGGTGCGCCACCATCGCGTCGATGAGCGCGTCGTCGGACAACGACTCGTCAGCCAAGCCCAGCTCCTTGTACGCGTCCTCCTTGCGGCGCAGCAGCTCGCGCGGCGTCATGCGCAGCTTCTTGAGCACGGCCCGCAGCGTGTCGGCGTCTGGCGGGTCCTCGAGGTAGAGGCGCACCGTGACCGTCGCGCCGCGCCCTTCGAGCAGGGCCAGCGCCTCCCGGCTCTTGCTGCAGCGTGGGTTGTGCCAGAGCGTGACGCGGCTCACGAGACTGCCCCCACACGCAGGTCGCAGTCCTCGAAGCACGTGATGTAGTCCGCGCCGAACGCCAAAGATGGCGTCTTGGCCCCGGCCTCCACCTCGCCGTTGGCCAGGCGCAGCGTGGCATCCACGGCCGTGCGCGCCGTGAGCGTGTAGCCCTCGGGCGTGGTCAGCGTGGCCTCCACGCGGTCTCCCGCGGCGTTGCGCACCTGGCCCCAGATGGTGGAGCTGGCGCGCTCGCGCAGCTGCGCGTCCGGGCCGGTCATCGTGGCCTCCACGAGCGCCTTCAGGCCGCGCTGGACCAGGCTCGTGCCCAGCACGGGAGCCGCGTGGCGCAGGGCCTTCATGCCGCGAATCTGACCGGGCGGGAGCGCCAGGAACACGGTGATGTTCGGGATGCCCGTGGACTGGTAGGCCGTCGACACGTCGCCCCAGGGGATGGCGACGCCCAGGCGCGTCTTGTCGCGGAAGGGGATCTCGCGGGTCTCGTGGGCCGTGGGGACGGACACCAGGCGCCCGTCGCGCCGGACCTTGCCGCCGTGCGGGAGCGCCTCGATCATCGTCTTGGTGGTGCCCCGGCTGGACGCGCCGTCGCCACGGAACGCCAAGACCAGCTCGGTCGCGTCGGGCAGCGCGGCATGCAGCGACGCCGCCACGCAGTCGGTGGGCACCACGTCGAAGCCAGCGCCTGGCAGCAGGACCACGCCGCGCGCCTTCGCGTCGGTGTCGCGCGCGGCGCATGCCTCGAACACGTCGATCTCGCCGGTGATGTCGGTGTAGTGCGTGCCGCTCCGCAGGCAGGCGTCCACGACGGGCGCGCTGGTGGCCGAGAAGGGCCCGGCGGCGAGCGCGATGGCGTCCACGTCCGCGAGCTGTCCCGCGATGGCCGCCGGGTCGCTCAGGTCGAAGGCGCGGTACTCGAGGCCGTGGCGCTCGGCCAGGGGGCGGATCACCTCGACGCGTCGGCCGGCCAGCACGGGGCGCTCGCCACGGCGGGCGGCCTCCTCGACCATCAGCTGGCCGGTGTATCCGTTGGCTCCGTAGAGCATCCACCTACTCATCGCGACGCACCCTTTCTTCTCTCGCTCGCGGCCTGTCCGAGAACGGGCTGCCGAGCAGGCCGGCGCTTCCACGCGGCGAGGCCTCGTTCTGGGTCAGGTCGGTGGCGCTCGCAAGCGGAGCGTGCCGACTGTCACACGACGCGAAAATGAACCGCCATTCATTTTCTGGTGGGCCGCTCGCCCCAGCGGTGGTACGTGGCCTGTCATGAACTTCCAAGAGACCGAAGAGCAGACCCTCCTGCGCCAAGAGATCCGTGCGCTCGCCAAGCCGTTCGGGCGGGAGTACTACCTGGCCAAGGCGCGCGCGGGGGAGCCGCTCGACGAGCTCTGGAACGCCGTGGGCGACGCGGGATATCTGGGGGTCAACATCCCGGAGTCGCACGGGGGTGGCGGGCTGGGCATCACCGAGCTGGCCATGGTCAGCGAGGAGCTGGCGGCTGCGGGCTGTCCGCTGCTGCTGCTGCTCGTCTCCCCCGCCATCTGCGGCACCATCCTCGCGCGCTTCGGGACCCCGGCGCAGCAGGACACGTGGCTGCCCGGCCTGGCTACCGGCAAGACCAAGCTCGTGTTCGCCATCACCGAGCCCGACGCCGGATCGAACTCGCATCGCATCTCCACCGTGGCCAAGCGCGACGGCGACGACTGGGTGTTGAGCGGCACCAAGTACTACATCTCGGGCGTCGACGAGGCGGACGCCATCCTCGTGGTGGCGGCCACGCAGGGCGCAGACGGGCGTCCTGGCCTGTCCCTGTTCCTGGTGGACGCCGACGCGCCCGGCCTGACCAAGACCCCCATCCCCATGGAGTTGGTCGCGGCCGAGCGTCAGTTCACGCTGTTCTTCGACGGCGTGCGCGTGCCGGCCGAGCGGCTGGTGGGCAACCCGGGGCATGGGCTGCAGCAGGTGTTCATCGGGCTGAACCCCGAGCGCATCCTCGGGGCGGCCATGGGCAACGGCATCGCGCGCTACGCGCTCTCGGCGGGGGCTCGCTACGCGAACGAGCGAGCCGTCTTCGGCGCGCCCATCGGCACGCACCAGGGTATCGCCCACCCGCTCGCGCAGGCCAAGATCGAGGTCGAGCTGGCCCGCCTCATGACCACCAAGGCCGCCTGGCTGTTCGACCAGGGGCTGGACGCCGCGGAGGCCGCGAACATGGCCAAGTACGCCGCTGCGGAGGCTGCGCTCGCTGCGGTCGATGCCGCCATCCAGACGCATGGCGGCAACGGCATGTCCGAGGAGTACGGCATCGCGGCGCTGTGGGGCGTCGCCCGCACGCTCCGCATCGCGCCCGTCAGCCGCGAGATGATCCTCAACTTCATCGCGCAGCACTCGCTGCAGCTGCCGAAGTCGTACTGACGACGCGCACGCACGTCCGCCCGACCGCGATATGCTGCTGCGCATGGCCGACCGTCCGTTGTCCTCCGCGCTCTCACGCCTGCTCCCTTTCGTGCTGATCGGCGCGTTGTTCCCTGCGTCCGCCTGCGAGCCCGACGAGGTCCGCGAGCGACCCGGCCGTGGGCTCGAGGGACCCAACCCTGCTGCAGTGGCGAACCTGCCGTCTGCCGACGAGGGTCAGAGGGCGCGTCCCCCAGGCCGCCGTCCCCTGGGCGAGGCGTTCGGCAGCCCCGCGCCCTTCCCGACCGACGCGCCACCCAGCGAGTCTTCGGGAGAGCCCAGCATCGAGAACGGCGTGCCCCAGGGACCACCACGCGACCTCAGCGCCGAGCTTCACGCGGCGTTGGGCCAACCCGTCCAGTGCGTGGCGGGCGCGCCGGACGCGGCCACCATCGACGTGCGCGTCTCGACCGTCGTCGACCAAGGCGGATCCGTCCTGCGGGCGACGGTCTCTGGTGGGCTCTCCCCTGGCGGCCTCGCCTGCATGCAGGCACGGGCCCTCTCGGTCAGGTTTCGATCGCCCGTGCCGCGCGCGCCCATCACCGTCAGCACCGTCGTCTCGTTTCGGCGGACCGCGGAGGGCGTCGAGGCGACCCGCACGCCCGTCGAGACCCCACGTGAGCTGCCTCCGGGTGCCGTGGACCCGATGGGGGGCAACGCCGTGCCCATCGCGCCCCGCGCAGGGCAGGCCATCTCCGCTCCCGCTGGCCGGCCGGTGCAGGCGGCCCCCGGGACACCGGTCAGCAACAACCAGGGCGTCAGCATCATGGGCCCGACGGGCACGCCCATCCGCCGTTGAGCGAAGCGCGGCACGCGACGCATGCCCTCCTGCTCCGCGGCTTCCGTCGTCGCCCGCAGGAGACACGCCGTGGTAGATTCCCCGCGCCCCGACGTAAGCCGGTGGTGACGGAGGTCCCATGCAGTTCACGACACGCCATCTTCGCCCGAGCGTCACGCGCGCGCTCTCCCTCTCTCTCGCGTCCTGCGCCGTGGTCCTCGCGAGCGCCGCGACCCTCTCCGCCCAGCGGGGCGGAGCGCAGCGCTACGACATCCACTTTCATCGGCCGCTCGCCGTTGGCGCCCGCGCGCGTGTCGAGCTCACCGGCAGCAAGCAGATCTCCATGGAACGCGTGAACGGGCGCAACCGCGAGTCCGTGCGCGATGAGACCGTGCAGGTGCGCTTCGTCGCGGTGGAGCGCGTCACAGCGATCAGCGCCATCGGGAAGGCGACCACGCTCGAGTACACCATCGAGGCCTTCGAGATCACACGGGACGGGACGCGGACCACCCCCTTGGCCGTCGGTACGGTGCTGACGTTGGAGCGGTCCACGCAGCCAGGGGGCGACGGCCACATGCGCGTGAACGGTCGCGACGTCTCGGAGGAGGTCGCGGAAGCGCTCTCCATCGTGCTCTCCCGCAGCGCGACCGACACCACGGACGACGAGGTCTTCGGTTCACAGACCCCACGTCGGGTGGGTGAGCGCTGGAACGTGAACGCGACGGCGGCGCAGCAGCAGCTGGCGGCGACCGGTGCCCCCGACATGCGGTTGCGCGGCGAGGTGCGCGCCACCGAGCTCGTCACCGTCGACACGCTGCCCTGCCTCACCCTGACCGCCAACATTCAGGGCCAGCTGCGCGGGTTGCCCAACTTGCCCCCCTCGGCCTCCTTCCGCAGCGGCACCATGCAGATGAACGCGACGGGAGCGTTCCCCGTGGACGGCAGCACGCGACCTCCCACCGGCACGCTGAGCGTGGTGGTGGACGTGAATTTCTCCGTCTCGGCCCAGGGCCAGACGCAGAACTTCCACATGGTGGTGCGCGAGGAGCGCAGCGAGCATCTGACCGTGCTCCCCTGAGTCTCGGAGAGGAGCCCCATGTCGCAGCGGGCGCCGACGAGCCCGCTCCAGCGCGTGACCGTGCTCCCCTCCGCGTACTCGGTCCAGGCTCGAGGCTCCGGGTGTGGTCGACGGAGCGCACAGAGCGTCAGGGCGTGGCAGACTGGCGCGCCCGTGTTTCTCGCCGCGCGAGGGCCCATGGGATGGCCACGGCCACGAGGCTCGGGGCGTCGACCCACCACACGTTGAACCAGGCGCCGTGCAGCGCGCTCCCGGTGGCGTCCACGACGAACCACGCGAGCATCGACGTGGCGACGGCCGTGAGCACCCAGCGCTGTCCCGGCGCGCCGTGCAGCGCGAGGGCCAACATCAGGAAGTGCGCGCCGAAGGTGGCCCCGATGATGCCGTAGCTGAAGCGCATCCACGTCAGCGCCTCTACGGTGAGCGCGCCTTCGAACCACGCCTCTGCGACCGCGCGCTGGTACACCCCGAAAAGTAGCGAGGTGCTACCCAGGCTCAGCGCGACGCCCACGGCGACGAACAGCCAGCAGACGAGGGTCAACGCGCGCCAGCTGGCAGTGATGGGGGCGTGGGGCGGTCGCATGACGCGCGCCGCGTCGAGAGCGCCCCGGCGGTGCGCCCACGCGAGCAAGGCGCCGAAGGAGATGAACGGCAGCAGGTTGATCATCCACACGTTGAAGGTGGCCCCGACCGCGAGCGACATGCCCGAGTCCCACGCGAACCACCAGACGAGCCCGGCCACCAAGGCGCGGTGTGCCCAACGCTCCCCCGCGCGCAGCGGGTGGGCCACCAGCCAGGCGGCGGCGACCCACTTGCCTACGATGGACCCACCGATGATGACGTCCGTGAGCGCGGCGAAGGGCTCGAGCGCGGCAGGGAACGTGGGTGTCCCGAAGAGCACGTCGGCGGCGGCTTCGCGCCATGGAGCAAAGGCCCACGTGCGCCCTGCGAGCGCGAGCGCGAGCCCCACCAGCACGAACCAGACGCACGAAGCCCACGCGACCCGCACCTCGAGCGAGGGGGGTGACGTGGGCTCCGCTGGCTGCGAGCCAGACGCGGCGGGGCGTTTCCCCACCGACGACCTCAGCGGCGGCCGTGACCGGCCTGGTCGGCGTTGCTGCCCGAGTCGCTGTCGGTGCGGCCCGTACGCCCGCGCCCTGCGGCGTCGGCGTTGGCGCCGGAGTCGCTGTCGGTGGCACCGCTGCGGCGACGGCTGCCGCCGCCCCCGCCCCCGCGACGACGGCCACGCCCATGACCAGCTTGGTCGGCGTTGCTGCCCGAGTCGTTGTCCGTGCGGCCGGTGCGGCCGCGACCCGCAGCGTCGTTCGGGTCGCTGTCCGTCGCCGCCTCGGTGGGCTCTTCGGCCTTCACCTGCGCCCCGACCAGGGTCACCACCGCGCCGGCGAGCAACGAGCCGCCGACCGTCTGGAGCATCCCACGACGACCCATCGCGCGCTCACTGGTGATGTCCTCGTCCGTGAGCGTCAGCTGCCCAGGCTTGTTCTGTGGATCCTTCTTCTCTTCGCTGCTCATACGTCCTCCATTGGCGGTCACCCCACCGGTGTGATGCTCCAGCGCGAGTATACGCAGGTCGCGGCGAACTCCTACCCGGGAAAAATCCGGTGGCCTTGGCTATCGGGCGGGCCGCTGACGGCGGGCGAACCAGGCGCGGTACTCGGCCATGCGTCGCGCCTGCTCGGGGGGCGCGTGGCGGCGGCAGCTGCTGGCCTCGGCGCTCCCCGCCGGGGCCCCCCAGCGCTGTTCGATGCAGTCGTTCGGGTTGTAGGCCAGCTCGAGCGCGCGCTGCCGGGCGACGAGATCCTGCAGGGTCACGCGCTGGGCGGCACCGTCGCTGCGTCGGTAGGTGATGGCGCGCCCGGCCAAGAGCGTGCTCAGCTCGCCCTCCAGCCGCGAGGCCACGGCGGCGGCGTCCGCGGGGCCCACCCCAAAGCGTCCCGGCTGCCGCACGACGCTCGCAGGGAACCCGGTGACCGCGTCGATGCTGATCAGCAGGCGCATGTCCCGCGAGGGCGTCGCGAAGTCCTCCCACGGACCCGTGGTCTCGAAGATGGCGTAGCCCTCCGGCATGGGCACCGAAGGGCCGTTCTGGCGCACGTACGCCTCGCCGTTGTCCACCGACTGCACGCGCCGCTGGGCGGCCTCGTCGAGCGCGTCCACCAGCACCCGCAGCTGCCCCGAGGGCTCGAGGGGGCGCGGGTTGATGAGCGCCTCCATGCGGTCGTAGAAGTCGTCCGCGCTGCCCGCGTACTGCTGGCGTGACCACGCCCGAGGGCCACCGACGAGCGCGTCGTTCGCGCGCGGCTGCACACCCTCGCGGCGCGCCCGCACTGGCCGGAACGCCTTGAACCCCGCGCCCGCGCTGCTGGTGTCGGGAGAGAACAGGAACGAGCCGCGCCAGAAGCGGCGCAGCGCCACGGTTCCGTCGGGCTGGGCGTCTGCGCCGATCAGCACGCCATACTCGGTCGCCGTCTGAGGGATCCAGCGCGCGATGATCAGCAGGTGACCGTACGGATCGGCGAAGACCGTCCCGGGCGCGAGGCTCTCGCGCCGCAGAGGCACGGGGTACACGTCCGTCGCGTTCGAGTCCGGGTGCGTGCGGGCGCTGGCCGAGTGCACCGTGTTTGCCACGCGCTGCGAGAACTCCTGGAACGCGTTGACCTCGTCCGTGCCGGGCACGGGCAGGTGGTTGTGCTGCGGCGTTCCGTCGCACGCCGGGGGCCGACCGTCGGCGCCGCGGTTGCACGCGCGGAACGCGAAGGGCAGGTGCAGCTTCCACGCGAAGTAGGCGCGTAGGAAGTAGGGCAGGTCGGCGCAGTCCGGGCGCAGCCGCACGCGCTCGTCCTCGCGGGCGCCGAAGTGATCGTGCAGCAGGTTCCGCGCCGGGTCCCGGACGAGCACGCTCAGGTTCGGCCAGGTCGACTCCTCCGGTGGGGCCTCGCGCTGCCCGGGCGTCGTGGGCGCAAAGAGCTGCTCCACGAAGCCGGCGTAGAGGTTCTCGGTGTCCTCGTCCCAGCGCCACACGGAGCGCCACGCTGGGTCGACGTCGGCTTCGTGCCGGCGCAGGCCGCCGCGGTGTCCGCGCACGTGGATGCGCTCGCAGGCGAGCACGCGGGTGCCGTCGCCCGCCACGGCGGTCCAGGTCCCCTCGACGGGGCTCGGCTGCTCGGCCCAGTAGGTGAACGGCGGCCCCCCCAGCACGTGCACGGCCGGCACGTGGCGCTGGCCCGCCGGGTCGAACAGCGCGAGCGCGATGGGGCCCAGATCCTCGCTGCTGCTCACCATCACGCGCAGCGGCTGCTGCGGGTTGGGACGCCGCGGTGACTGGAACAAGGCGACCGACACCGAGTCGTCGCACGCCTCCGGGGCCTGCGACGGAGGCGCGGCAGGGCGCCTCTCGGCTGCGCCCTGGAGCCCCGCAGTCGGCGCACGTCCGAGCACGATCACCTTCGTGATGCGCGCCATGAACGAGCGCCGGGTAGTGTCTGCGCCCAGTGTCAGGTCGCTCACGGCTACGCGATCGACACGCATGAGCGTCTCGCCCTCCGGCTGGCACGGCGACAGGTACTCACTGAACGAGTGGATCACCATGGGCGTGCCCGCGGCGTCGCGACCCAGGTAGAGCATGATGTGCCCAGGGAAGTGCAGCAGC
It includes:
- the arsC gene encoding arsenate reductase (glutaredoxin) (This arsenate reductase requires both glutathione and glutaredoxin to convert arsenate to arsenite, after which the efflux transporter formed by ArsA and ArsB can extrude the arsenite from the cell, providing resistance.), with the protein product MSRVTLWHNPRCSKSREALALLEGRGATVTVRLYLEDPPDADTLRAVLKKLRMTPRELLRRKEDAYKELGLADESLSDDALIDAMVAHPKLIERPVALAGKRAALGRPPEDVLRIL
- a CDS encoding C40 family peptidase gives rise to the protein MSEPTSPAPPRDARCLRARPSPARGRGVAATAHLLCAYLLGCGGPSDGEPEPAPEPAAGSEASTACPAQARAPERLPGVLAEHERLDYWITRAAAYGDVDAPLLSADEVRDHALSMAHAGGDDGPIGQVDLLEPLRTDRLLTSVNERFAFLRERFASGAFVHADGGPWSGEERRALRRLDTLPPVAPSLHVALEPIDLRCAPFETGYFTPTRDLDFDRNACSTVRPQEVVQVLARWPGGLRLARTRYAIGFIADAAALSPPVPVEHEQAFVRGPFVFMRGAATLRGSGGASVTLPAGARVPTPAPGEALGMTAMGVVRGRLDAEGVLTERPLTRRGVLTEAFALLGTPYGWGDHAGGRDCSRYLLDIFDTFGLPMPRHSAQQARAGSFVVDVEGIVSERDKLEVIEEAARSGIVLLHFPGHIMLYLGRDAAGTPMVIHSFSEYLSPCQPEGETLMRVDRVAVSDLTLGADTTRRSFMARITKVIVLGRAPTAGLQGAAERRPAAPPSQAPEACDDSVSVALFQSPRRPNPQQPLRVMVSSSEDLGPIALALFDPAGQRHVPAVHVLGGPPFTYWAEQPSPVEGTWTAVAGDGTRVLACERIHVRGHRGGLRRHEADVDPAWRSVWRWDEDTENLYAGFVEQLFAPTTPGQREAPPEESTWPNLSVLVRDPARNLLHDHFGAREDERVRLRPDCADLPYFLRAYFAWKLHLPFAFRACNRGADGRPPACDGTPQHNHLPVPGTDEVNAFQEFSQRVANTVHSASARTHPDSNATDVYPVPLRRESLAPGTVFADPYGHLLIIARWIPQTATEYGVLIGADAQPDGTVALRRFWRGSFLFSPDTSSAGAGFKAFRPVRARREGVQPRANDALVGGPRAWSRQQYAGSADDFYDRMEALINPRPLEPSGQLRVLVDALDEAAQRRVQSVDNGEAYVRQNGPSVPMPEGYAIFETTGPWEDFATPSRDMRLLISIDAVTGFPASVVRQPGRFGVGPADAAAVASRLEGELSTLLAGRAITYRRSDGAAQRVTLQDLVARQRALELAYNPNDCIEQRWGAPAGSAEASSCRRHAPPEQARRMAEYRAWFARRQRPAR
- a CDS encoding acyl-CoA/acyl-ACP dehydrogenase, whose translation is MNFQETEEQTLLRQEIRALAKPFGREYYLAKARAGEPLDELWNAVGDAGYLGVNIPESHGGGGLGITELAMVSEELAAAGCPLLLLLVSPAICGTILARFGTPAQQDTWLPGLATGKTKLVFAITEPDAGSNSHRISTVAKRDGDDWVLSGTKYYISGVDEADAILVVAATQGADGRPGLSLFLVDADAPGLTKTPIPMELVAAERQFTLFFDGVRVPAERLVGNPGHGLQQVFIGLNPERILGAAMGNGIARYALSAGARYANERAVFGAPIGTHQGIAHPLAQAKIEVELARLMTTKAAWLFDQGLDAAEAANMAKYAAAEAALAAVDAAIQTHGGNGMSEEYGIAALWGVARTLRIAPVSREMILNFIAQHSLQLPKSY
- a CDS encoding PA0069 family radical SAM protein, encoding MRLVSNPPNPFAHHSLEWDGPVPPAELQLFEENARSVLSRNDSPDIGFEYSLNPYRGCFHACAYCYARPTHQYLDFGAGTDFDRKIVVKVNAPERLREAFRKPSWAGRPLVFSGNTDPYQPIEAHYELTKRCLEVCAEYKNPVYIITKSKLVRRDAALLGRLARETDARVAVSIPFADDDDARLLEPFASPPSKRFETLRVLRDAGVPTTVSLAPTIPGLNDAQIPEILERAREAGADKAFMTLVRLAAEVRPVFEQRLREAFPQRADKVLRRVGEMRSGQRGGFHERMRGEGEHYQLVEQLFRKTALRLGYDLQRGPEPLGPSPFARPIEPRRQLTLFEG
- a CDS encoding NAD(P)H-binding protein; this translates as MSRWMLYGANGYTGQLMVEEAARRGERPVLAGRRVEVIRPLAERHGLEYRAFDLSDPAAIAGQLADVDAIALAAGPFSATSAPVVDACLRSGTHYTDITGEIDVFEACAARDTDAKARGVVLLPGAGFDVVPTDCVAASLHAALPDATELVLAFRGDGASSRGTTKTMIEALPHGGKVRRDGRLVSVPTAHETREIPFRDKTRLGVAIPWGDVSTAYQSTGIPNITVFLALPPGQIRGMKALRHAAPVLGTSLVQRGLKALVEATMTGPDAQLRERASSTIWGQVRNAAGDRVEATLTTPEGYTLTARTAVDATLRLANGEVEAGAKTPSLAFGADYITCFEDCDLRVGAVS